The Salicibibacter halophilus DNA window GCAACAAAAGTGAAGATAAGTACACCAAAAAGAAAATGCATCCGATCAACTCCCAATATCATTATACCTTAAAAAGGAGACGAGGTGGCACCATGGTAACTTTTTTTACGTTCCGAAAACAGTTGTGGTCGCCATGGGCATTCCATAGCGACCAGTCATCAATGGTTCAGCTTCAGGCTCCATGAGCTCTCCATGGCGACCGACCCACCGCATTCCCGCTAACTTCAGGCGCCATCCGATGAAATATCACCTTTCCATGCACGAAAAAAATCCCCTTTTCTCCTAACGCACCACTGCTTGCAATATTGCTTTTTGCACGTGCAAACGGTTTTCTGCCTGGTCGAAGACAACCGAACGCGGACCATCAATCACTCCGGCGCTCACTTCCTCTCCGCGATGGGCGGGCAGGCAATGCATAAAGATAGCTTCATCGTTTGCTTGGGCCATCAAGGCGTCATTGACTTGATAAGGTTCAAATGCCCAATTTCGGGTGTCTTTCTCTTTTTCCGCTCCCATGCTTACCCAGACATCGGTATAGACGACATCGGCATGTTGCACCGCTTCGTTCGGATCGGTGACGTGTTCCACCTTGCTCCCCGTTTCAGCCGCAATGGCTTTTGCTTTTGTCCAAACCTCTCGTGATCCCTCATATCCAACAGGGGTCGACAAGGTAATATGAACGCCGAACTTTGCGGCGATGACCATCAATGAATGGGCGACGTTGTTGCCATCCCCGACATAAACAACCTTCCGGCCTTTAAGGCTGCCCAAATGCTCTTGAATCGTCAACATGTCGGCAAGCGCCTGGCAAGGGTGATAATCATCGGTAAGCGCATTAATGACCGGGGCATCACTGTTTTCCGCGAGCGTTGCCACCATTTCATGATCGTTGGCGCGAATCATGATCGCGTCCACGTAACGGGAAAGGGCGCGCGCGGTATCCTGCACCGGTTCGCCTCGCCCGATTTGCAAGTCCGCACTGCTCAAAAACAACGCGTGACCGCCGAGTTGCGTCATCCCAACCTCAAAGGACACCCGGGTACGCGTAGACGCATTTTCAAAAATCATTCCGAGGGAGCGTCCGGCGAGCGTTTGGTGCGGGATGCCCTGTTTTTGTTTTTCTTTCAGTTGACCCGCGCTCTCCAAAAGTTCTTCAATGTCCTCCGGAGCAAAGTCCACCCAGGATAATACATCTTTCCCTTTTAAAGTGTGTTGCGTCAACGCCTCTTCATTTTTCACTTTTTGTCACGTCCTTTGTAAATCTCGCTGCTTCCAAGTTTCAACGGCGCACACGCGGTGCGGGATTTCACGGGCAGCGACTAATTCGCGCAAGGTTTCCGGGCCGGTTACAATCATTTTTCGTTGACCCTCAGCTGCCAACCGTTCCTCTTTGTTCTCCCTGCTGCCTGTCGGTGGAATATTGATATAAAGAAGGCCGTCATCGTCTTCAAGCCAACGCTTAAACGAATAGGTGGCCGGATCATAAATGGTAAAGCCCGCTTCTTTCAGCGCTTCCAACGCCGGTTCGCATGCCGCCTTTTGATCCGTTGCAATGTGGCAATAGATGCTTCCGTTTTGTTGATAGATGGCCGGCGTTTTATCATCTTTCCATGCAAAGGCCTGAGTCATCGCTTCTTCTTTCGTTTCGCCGAAGCTTAGCAGTTCGCCCGTCGATTTCATTTCCGCCCCTAATAGCGGATCCAAGCCCGGTAATTTTTCCGTCGAAAACACCGGTGCTTTTACGGCAAAATAAGACGTTGCGGTTGCCAACCCCTGTCTTTGCCCAAACACTTCGGGCCAGTCTTTGCCCAACAGCAGCTTCACGGCTTGCTCGACCAGATTATTGCCGCTCGCCTTTGCAAAAATCGGAACTGTCCGTGAAGCACGAGGGTTGATCTCAATCACATACAGCGTGTTATCCGACAAAACAAATTGAATGTTAAAAAGACCGACAAAATCAAGTTCGCGCGCGATTGTTTTCGCGTAAGTCACGATTTGCTGCTGATGGGCGTCTGAAAGCTCATACGGCGGAGTGATCGCGATGGAATCGCCGGAATGAACCCCTGCCTTTTCAATGTGCTCAAAAACGCCCGGAATAAATACATGGTCCCCATCTGTGACGACGTCAACTTCCAGTTCTTTTCCAGCAAAATAAGCATCGATAAGGATGGGATAGGCAATGGCTTCTTCATGCGTTTCTACATACTCCGTTAATTGTTTTTCCGAAGTGAAAATGGACATGCCCTGGCCACCGATGACATAAGAAGGGCGAAGCAAAACGGGGTAGCCGATTTCCCTTGCTTTTCTAATTGTGTCATCGGCATCGGCGCCGGTCTGGCCCGGAATATGGGCAATGTCCGTTTTTTGCATGAGTTCATAAAAGCGCCCGCGATCTTCCAGTTGGTCAATGACGTCAAACGGCGCGCCGAACAGCTGAAGACCGGCAGCTTCCAGCGCTTCCGTAAGAGCGATGCTCGTTTGCCCGCCAAGCTGCAACAAGACGCCTTCCACGTTTTCGCGTTCAGCGACATGAATCACATCTTCGGCCGTCAGCGGTTCAAAATACAATTTGTCTGCCGTCTCGTAGTCTGTGCTCACGGTTTCCGGATTATTGTTCATCATAATCGCTTCATAGCCGAGTGTTTTCACCGCGTTGGCACCGTTGACCGAACAATAATCAAACTCAATGCCCTGGCCTATGCGGATCGGCCCCGATCCGACAATCAAGATTTTCGGCTTATCTCCAGAATCGGCAGCTTCATCCATGCCTTGATACGTTGAATAGTAATAAGGCGTCTCCGCTTCAAATTCCCCGGCACACGTATCTACGATATGGTAAGAGGGAATGATCCCCTGTTGAAAACGGTATTGTCTCAATGCTCTCTCTTCCATCCCCCAACAAGCAGCAAGCCATCGATCACTGAACCCTTCTTTTTTCCACGTCTTGAGCATGTCATCATCAATTTCCGCAAAAGCAGTTGCTTCGGCTTTTGTCTCTGCAGTGATCAGCCGCTGAAAATGATCAAGGAAAAACCGATCGATCGCCGTGAACGCGGCCAGTTTTTCCGAGCTGTACCCGCGTCTCATCAATTCGAGCAAGTAAAAAAAGCGACGATCATCTGCATGCGTCAATGCTGTTTCCAGCTCGGCGTTTGGCAACTTGTCGACACCGGGCCAACGCAAACCGTCCAGTTTGATTTCCAACGAGCGTACTGCTTTTTGAATCGCTGCTTGCATGTTTCGTTCAATCGCCATCACTTCGCCGGTTGCTTTCATTTGAGTGCCGAGCGTACGGTCGGCGTCCATGAATTTGTCAAACGGCCAGCGGGGAAACTTCACGATGACATAATCAAGCGCAGGTTCAAAGCTCGCGTACGTATGAGCCGTCACCGGATTTTTCAGTTCGTGCAAGCCGTATCCGAGTCCGACTTTCGCCGCGAGACGGGCAATGGGGTATCCGGTCGCCTTGGACGCGAGGGCGGAAGAACGGCTGACGCGCGGGTTCACTTCGATTAAATAATACTGGTCGCTGTACGGGTCGAGGGCAAATTGGATGTTGCATCCCCCTACGATGCCGAGGGCGCGAATGACTTTAACAGAGGCTGTTCGCAGCATCTGGTAATCGTGATCGCTTAACGTCTGGGATGGAGCGACAACGATGGAGTCCCCGGTATGGATGCCTACGGGGTCAATGTTTTCCATATTGCATACCGATATGCACGTATCGTTGGCATCACGCATGACTTCGTACTCAATTTCCTTGAAGCCGGCGATGCTTTTTTCCACGAGACATTGATCAATGGGGCTGGCATCCAACCCGCCGGAAACGATCGTAGCGAGTTCCGTTTGATTGTTCGCGATTCCGCCGCCTCCGCCTCCGAGCGTATAAGCCGGGCGAACGATCGTCGGGTAACCGACGGTCTCGGCAAAATCAATCGCTTCTTTTGCAGACGTAACGATGGTGCTTTCCGGAACCGGTTCGTTTAATTCCTGCATAAGTCCACGGAAAGCTTCACGGTCTTCGCCCTGCTGAATGGATGCCATCGGAGTGCCAAGCAACTCCACCCCACTTTGCTCCAACAGTCCGGATTCATAAGCGGAAAGGGCAAGATTGAGACCTGTTTGTCCGCCCATCGTCGCGAGCAGTCCGTCCGGTTGTTCTTCTTCAAGGACACGCGTTAACGTTTCGAGTGTGAGCGGTTCGAAGTAAACTTTATCCGCGCATGTGTCATCGGTCATGACCGTGGCCGGGTTGTTGTTAATGAGCACGACTTCGCACCCTTCTTCCCGCAGGGCTAAACATGCTTGCGTCCCGGCATAGTCAAACTCTGCCGCTTGCCCGATCACAATCGGCCCCGAACCGAGCACGAGAATTTTTCTTAACCTTGTTTTCTTAGGCATGGACGTTCACTTCCTTCTCTTCTGCGATCATACGGAAAAAGGATGAAAATAAATGCCGGCTGTCACTCGGTCCCGGATGTGCTTCCGGATGGTATTGGACGGAGCGGATCGGCAAACGATCGTGTGCCAGCCCTTCAATGGATTCGTCGTTCACATTGACGTGCGTCACCTCAAGTTCGGTTCCTTGTAGAGATGCGCGGTCCACTACGTAGCTGTGATTTTGGGCGGTCATATCAACCCTTCCCGTCCGCGTATCGATCACAGGTTGATTGGCGCCGCGGTGGCCAAAGGCCAACTTCTCCGTATCCCCGCCGAACGCAAGCGCGATTAATTGATGGCCGAGGCAAATGGCAAACGTGGGATATTGCATGATCGCCGCTTTAATGGCCGGGAGCTGTTCCTGCAATTGCTTCGGATTTCCGGGGCCGTTAGATAAAAGCAATCCGTCCGGATCCAGCGCCTCGATCGTTGAGAGGGGGGTATCATAAGGGACGACCGTGACTTTGGCGCCGTAAGCACAAAGGGCATCTACCATCGCTTTTTTGTGGCCGAAATCCACAAGCACGATATGAGTGTCTCCCGAGCCGAATGTTTCTGTCGTTTGCGCGGAGACCTCTTTGACGAGCTCCTGTTCTTCAATGGGGGTAACATTTTCCCACGTTACCGTTTCAGGATTCGTCGTAATGACTGCTTCCATGGCCCCCGACGTGCGAATGCGTTTGACGAGGGCGCGAGTGTCCACATCTGTTAAGATGGGAACGCCCGCTCCGGCATTCTCCGCACGGGAGACGAGTGTTTCTTTTGATTGATAATGATACCCGTCCGACGAACATTCTCCCATCACTAATGCGCGCGGCTGCCATTCCTCGCTCTGTTCTTGTTCCACGTCGCTGATTCCATAGTTACCGATGAGCGGGTAAGTGAAAACGACGATTTGGCCGCGGTAGGACGGGTCGGTTGCCACATCTTGATAGCCTGTCATGCCCGTGAAAAATACCGCTTCTCCATGCACATCCGTTGCGCTTGATGCTCCTAGCAATTGCCCAGGAAACACATCGCCGTTTTTCAGTACTAAATACCCTTTCATCGTAACCCTCTCCTCGTATAGTAAGTTTAAGCCCTTCAAATCTTGGGCAAATTCCACAAGATATTTTGTAGATTCATATGGTTTTTCCTTGGATGTCTCTAGATATTTCTAGATAATGATCATAGGATCATTTGGGACAATTCTTTTCTCTCCTGTGGTTCGACCACAACTAAAGACTGTCTCTCAGTGTACGTGCGGCACTTCCTACTCGCAGGCTGAGCCCTCGGCCTCTTGAACTCAGGGGAAGCAGCCCCTGGGGCGGCTTTCAATGCCGATGGAGTTCTGATACACGAGGTTGATGATCGGCGTTCACACTAGAGATATCTCGAGGCGTCCAAAGAACGACCGAATGATTCTACAATGAAAGGAGGAATCCCCCCATGCGAATGTTTGTCGGGCTTGACGTTAGCTCGTTTGATATGAAAGTGTGTGTGCTTGATCAAGAAGGTGATCAGCTTTCGGTTTTTACGGTTTCCAATGACTGGCCGGGTGCCCAGGTGCTCAAAGAACGGTTGCTCGAGCTCTTGGCCGATACAGAGGTTGACATCCTAAAGATCGGTCTGGAGTCCACATCCGTCTACAGTTTTCATCCATCCATGTTCTTGCATGATGACGATGATTTAAAACCCTATGGCGCCCAAGTCTTTGTGATCAATCCGAAGCAGATCGCCAACTTTAAAAAGAGCTTCGCAGACATGAACAAGACCGATGAGATTGACGCCTTTGTGATCGCCGATTATATGCGTTTCGGGCGCAATCAGATGTCCGTTGTCAAAGAAAGCCAATACGTGGCTCTCCAGCAGTTGACACGTTCGCGTTATCACTTGACCAAAGCGATGACGAAAGAGAAACAACACTTCTTGCAGCACTTGGAGTATAAATGCAACACCTTTTCCAAAGAAGTGGATTCATCGGTGTTTGGCCATGCTATGATGGAACTCTTTCTTGAAAAATACAGCCTGGATGAACTTGCCCAGCTTCCGCTTGAGGACCTGGCTCGGTTTCTTCAAGAGAAAGGGAGAAATCGTTTTCCCGATCCGGAAGCTGTCGCCGCATCCATCCAGAAAGCCGTCCGTTCATCGTACCGATTGGACAAAGTGGTCGAAGATTCCATCGATGTACTTTTAGGAACGTCCATTGAGCTCATTCGTTCCTTCCAAAAGCAAATCAAGGCGATCGATCAGTCCATTACTCGAATCATGAAAGGACTGACGCAGACGCTGGAATCAATCCCGGGCATTGGTCCGGTCTTCGCCGCAGGCATCATTGCCGAACTCGGTCAGATTGACCGGTTTCCCGATGAAACAAAAATAGCTAAATATGCGGGACTGTACTGGCGAAAACACCAGTCCGGGCGGTTTACCGCCGAAGATACTTCACTGACACGTCAAGGGAACCATTATTTGCGTTATTACCTCGTTGAAGCCGCCAACTCGGTACGAAGGCAAATTCCGGAATACCAAGTCTTTTATCAGAAGAAGTATCAAGAAGTCCCGAAACATCAACACAAACGTGCACTCGTGCTCACGGCAAGAAAACTCGTGCGATTGGTGGATGCGCTGCTACGCAAAAACCAACTCTTTACGCCAGAAAGGGGCGTGAACCTCTGACCGACATCGGCTGAGGGCTAGCCTTTCATTTTACCAGTATTTTACATTTTATTACTGGTGTTGTTCAGTGCGCGCTTTTTTCGCCTAAATGTCCTTTGACAACTTCATTTACTGTGATTTTGAACTTGACATATTACCGCAGGTCTTTACGCCTTCGTTTTCGCCGTTTCTTTTATTGCTCCCATCACTGTGTCCAAGCCTTGTGCCAATCGTTCTTCGCTAATCGTTAACGGTGGAAGCAATCGGATCACTTTTTCGCCGGCCGGCAAAGCGACAACGCCTTTTTCTTGCAGCTTTGTCAAGATTGGGGCCACCGGCTGCCCGCAAGCAATACCGATCATTAAACCGGCGCCGCGAACCTCGGTAACCATTTCGCTAGCTTCGCATTGTTCGCGTAAGTGTTGAAGCGCGTGCTTGCTTTTCGCTTCAACCCCGGACAGGAGCCCGGGCGTGTTCAATACGTTTAACGTTGCGTGGACGGCTGCCATCGCGAGCGGGTTGCCACCCAGCGTGGTGCCGTGGCTTCCGGGACCGAAATACGATTGCAGCGCTTCCTTCCCCATCATCGCGGCAACCGGAAAGCCGTTTCCAAGGCCTTTTGCAACGGTGACAATATCCGGGTCCAGGCCAAATTTCTGATAGGAAAACTGTTCGCCGGTCCTCCCCATTCCCGTTTGCACTTCATCTATGATGAGAAGTGCCCCGTTCGCTTTCGCCAACGTATCCACTTTTTCCAAAAACGCCTGCGTTCCGGGAACAACTCCGCCTTCTCCCTGGATTGTTTCCACGATGACGGCGGCTGTATCGCTTGTAATATATTTTTCCGCTTGCTCGGTATCATTGTAAGGCGCGTACGTGAAACCGTCAGGAAGCGGCGCGTATCCTTCGTGTATTTTCGCTTGGCCGGTAGCAGCCATGCTTCCATACGTCCGACCGTGAAACGATTGGGTGAAAGAAACGATTTCTTCTCTTCCCGTCGCTTTTCTAGCCAGCTTGATCGCCGCTTCATTGGCTTCGGTTCCGCTATTGGCGAAAAAGACCCGGTGGAGGCCCGTCATATCCGCCAATTGAGCCGCAACTTGTTCTTGCTGATCATACTGAAAAAAATTCGACCCGTGCCAACCTCGATGCAGTTGTTTTTCAACCGCTCCGACGATTTCCGGGTGATTGTGCCCCATGTTCACCGTTCCAATGCCGCTCATCAGATCGATAAATTCCCGGCCATCGGGTGTGGTGATCGTGTCCCCGTTTGCCGATTCGAACGTTAAATCCCAGCGTTTATAAGTAGGAAAGAGGTGCGTGCTCATCTTTTTCACCTTCCATTGTTTTCACGATAGTTGTTCCGCCGCTTCCCGCTTGATTGCTTTCCCCGTCAATGATCGTGACCTTTTGGACAGAGGTTCCCTCAAGCACTTGCAATGCTGCCTGTACTTTCGGGATCATTCCGCCATACACCGTGCCGTCGGCGATCATTTTTTGGATGTCGGCTTCGGTGACAAAGGGGAGCACCTCACCGTTTTGTAAAATACCGGGAACATTCGTGACGAACATCACTTCTTCCGCTCCCAGGCTTTCCGCATAATGAGCCGCTGCCGTGTCCGCGTTCATATTCAGCCGCGCCCCGTTTTCTCCAGCCACGAGCGGGGAAATCACGGGGGTGAGGCCAATGGCGGTTACTTGCTGAAGGAGCGCGGGATCTACATGTATGGCCTTTCCGACGAGCCCAAGTTTTTCTTCATCGAGGAGTTTCGCTTGGATCATCGGTCCGTCACATCCGGATAAACCGATGGTTTTTACGCCCGCTTCTTGGAGTTTCGCACATATCATCGGATTGACCTTGCCGTTAAAAACCATGTGCGCAACGTCCAATACGTCTTTGGTCGTCCGGCGCAAGCCATCCACAAAAGTTGACTCCACTTGCATCATTTCAAGCATGTCATTGACCGCTCGCCCGCCGCCGTGAACAATGACCGGTGTTTTTCCTTGCTCGCCCAGCCGGGCAATGCGTGCATAAAATTCATCGGAAAGGGCGTCGACCGTGGCTCCGCCACATTTGACAACGACAAACTGACTCATGTCCGGTACCCCGCGTTAATGCGGACATAATCATACGTTAAATCGCATCCCCACGCCTTTCCGCTTCCATCGCCGAGATGAAGGTCGACGTCAATGAAAACCTCGTCTTGCTCAAGATGGGCGGTGACCGCTTCTTCGGAAAAATCGACAGGCTCGCTTTGCGATAACGTCAAATGGGGTCCGATGGCAATATCAATCGTTTCCGGATCGATGGTTATCCCGCTGTATCCAATCGCGCAAATGATTCTTCCCCAATTGCCATCGGTGCCGAAAACTGCCGTTTTCAATAGGTCGGAGCCAACGATTTGCTTGGCGATTTTGCCTGCATCTTCATCCGTCGGCGCCCCTTTCACGTTCACCTCTACGAGCTTTGTCGCTCCCTCGCCGTCACGGGCGATCTGTTTGGATTGCTGTTCACAAACGCATTGGAGTGCCTCGATAAAATGGGACCATTCCGGATGGTCCGGATGCAAAGGTTCATTTTCTGCTTTTCCGCTCGCGAGGGTTAACACCATATCGTTCGTCGACGTATCCCCATCGATGGTAATGCGGTTATACGTACGATCAGTGATTTCTGATAACGCCTGTTGCAAGTGTTCCGGCTCGATGACTGCATCGGTCGTGATGAAGCCGAGCATCGTTGCCATATTGGGATGAATCATGCCTGATCCTTTGGCCACCCCTCCAATATGAACCGTTTTTCCGTCAATTTCGGTGGCGTAACACGTCTCTTTTGTACACGTATCGGTTGTTAAAATCGACTCGGCAAAAGCGTTGGCGTCGGCAGCATTTGTCTGTGGTTGCAATGCTTCGATTCCGGGGAGGATTTTTTCCATTTTCAATCGTTCCCCGATCGTACCTGTCGAGGCAACCGCGACGTCCAAGGGCTCCAAACCAAATGATTGCGCGGTTTTATCTCTCATTTCATAGGCGTCGGCGACACCGTCTTTGCCCATTACAGCGTTCGCCTGCCCGCTATTTGCGACCACCGCGCGCAGGGTTCCCCCTCGGAAATGCTCTCTCTCGTCACGTCAAGCGGCGCCGCCTGAATTTGGTTTAACGTGTACACAGCTGCCGCCGATGCCGGCACATCACAGATGATGACGCCTAAATCTTTTCGTTTTCGTTTCACTTTTGCATGCAATCCTGTCGCTTTAAAACCGAGCGGCGTATGCACACTTCCATCTGCCACTTTATGCAATTGTCCGCTTGCTGTCGTGCTGCTCGCCATGGTTTTCCCCTCCTGTTATGGATAAATTGGAAATAATTCCAGCCCTGCCGTTGCTTCAAAACCGTTCATGAGATTCGCGTTTTGGATCGCCTGGCCCGCGGCACCTTTCACAAGGTTATCGATGACCGAGACAATCGTGAGACGATTCGTTCTAGAATCATAGTCTAGAAAAATATCGCAGTAGTTGCTGCCGTAGACTTCTTTTGTCGCCGGAAATCCGTCTTCCCGCACCCGGACGAATGGATGGCCTTCATATGCAGCTTTATATGCATCAATCCATTCCTGTGCGCTCAAATCCGACGGGCATGTCGCATACATCGTTGCCATAATCCCCCGGCTCATCGGAACGAGATGAGGGGTGAATGTCACCGTATCCGCCTCTTCATTCCATTCGAAGAGTTGTTGCTCAATTTCCGGTGTATGCTTATGTTCATTCACCTTGTATATTTTCATAGATTCATTCATTTCACTGAAATGCGTCATCGGTGATGGATTTTTCCCGGCACCGGTTGTGCCGGTTTTTGCATCAATGATGACCGATTTCATGTCAATGCCGTTATTTTTTACTGCCGGCGCGAGTCCGAGAAGGATCGCCGTCGGATAACAGCCCGGATTGGCGACGATTTGCGCTTTGCCGATCTTTTCCCCATTCCATTCCGATAATCCGTATACTGCTTGCCGGGCAATCGTAGCATCAGCTGCCTCTCGCCCATACCAAGCTTCGTATACACTTGCCTCTTTTATTCTGAAGTCACCGGAAAGGTCGACGATCGCCGCTGTCCCTTCAAGCAGATCGCCGGCAAGTGAGGCTGCCACTCCGGGAGGGGCGGATAAAAAAACGACATCGTATTCATTTGCTAATCTTTTCGTATCCAGCGGTTGCAAAATGCCTTTATACACATCCTGTAAATGAGGATAGGTGGACGTTAAAGGCGCTTCCGCCTGTGTGGAGGAGAACACCGAGACTTCCGTGACATGCCGGTGCTGCCGCAGTAACCTGATTAATTCAATTCCTCCGTATCCTGTTGCCCCGACAATTGCCACTTTCATAATGTTGCACCTCTCTTAATATTTATGCATTATCTTGCATTCATTGTAACGGTGAATAAACATAAATTCAAGTGTATTTTTATAATTTATTTGCCGTAAAAAATCCCATCCCACATTTGACCGTGGAATGGGATAGCATTAACGATTGCGGCCGGACACGTTAGCCTGTCATGCCCGAACATACACTTCTCCTTTCATGATCAGCCGGGCCGTCCTGTCTAATCCAACCGAGGCAATATCATCTCCTTCATCGGAGAGCGTGACCATCACCTCCGCGATACCGTCCGGATGGCCAATCCGCACAACCCCGCTTTGCTTTGCGTTGGCAAGTCGGTTGGGGATCGTTCCCGAAAGGAGTGTCGATGCGGCAAGATTATACAATCCACTGCCGGCAAACGTTCGGTGCACCTTGCCTACCGATATCATTTTAGCCGTGATATCGATCTCTTTTTCGTTGATCGTCACGCCCGATGCAGATACGTATGACTGCGGAGGGGCGACGAGCGTAACTTTCGGGACTGCAGGCGCTTTTCGCGCATGTTCAACTGTCTCCTCCATGCCGGAGGCAACCGCTGCTTCGGTCCTTACGGTTTCCAATGCAGCCAACAAGTCTCCATTTCCGCTAATTTCATCATTGCTTTCCGTCCCATCCAAATGAAAAGCGCTTGCTTCCAGGTGGACAAAGGGATTAACCAGATCTACGAATGAATAATCCCGGCCATTCTCCTTGCATACCCTTCCAAGTGGCAAGGTGGCGCCGGTCTTTCCACCTCCGGGAGCGAGTATGTGAACGGAATATTTTGCCCCGGTCCTTACGGTGCCCGGCATTTGATAGGTCCCTTGCACTTTCGCGGCTCCGTTTTCGACCGGCATTTGAATCGAGATCATTTTTGCGATATTTGTATTGAAGGCACGAACCGTCACACCTTCATTACCGGAAGAATCAACGAGCTGTTCATTAATGGCAAACGCGCCAACAGCAGCCATCAAATTCCCGCAAGTCCCCTTATCATCGACGATTTCTTGCCCTATTCCAATTTGGTAAAATGTATAGTCCACATCCGCACCCTCCTGGTAGGAAGGGGCGATCACGACAACCTTGCTCGTATGGCTTGTCCCACTGCCCATGCCGTCGATTTGTGATGGATTATAAGCATCTATAGCCTCCAGAAAAACCCGATGTTTTTCCTGTTGATTCACAGGCAAGTCTTTTTCATGAAAAAATAGACCACGGCTCGTTCCTCCCCGATAAACACTGCAAGGAATCGCGTATTGCACCATTAGCTGACCTCCTCTCACTCATTTTATGTTCGGATCTATTGGCGAATTTATATGCATACGATCTATAACAAGAGTGACCACCGAAAATAGATCGATAGACGCTTTCTAACGTTCTAATTTTGGAACGATCACCAATTCTAGATCGATAGGGGTTTTCTATCGATCTAAAATCGGCACTATCCACAAATATAGATCGTTGGGCGGTTTCTATCGGTCTAAAATCACCACGAGAGCCAAAAACAGAACGTTGGGGCACCATTAGGACAAAACATTTGTCATCACTATATCTCTATTATCCGTAGTTTCCTCACTCTATGCCATTATTGCCGCGTAACATGCCAAGCATCGTCGCTAAATAGTAAAGATACCCATGAGGTAAGCAACAAAGAGCATAACGATACTGAAACCCCAGATCCAGAAAAAGGAATACTTAATATGCGTGCCCATATTGGCACCCGCAAGGCCGATCGCAAGCCATACAGCCGGTGCGAACGGGCTGACGAATGTACCGATAACATTTCCGATGATCATCGCGTAGGCAGTCGAAGCAGCCGGCACCCCGAATTCGGAGGCAGTCGCTTCCACAATCGGCAATACCCCAAAATAGTAAGCATCCGTACTGGTTAGTAAATCCATCGGTACACCAAGGATGCCGACGATGACGTGTATATAAGGCCCAACAGTG harbors:
- the argB gene encoding acetylglutamate kinase, coding for MSQFVVVKCGGATVDALSDEFYARIARLGEQGKTPVIVHGGGRAVNDMLEMMQVESTFVDGLRRTTKDVLDVAHMVFNGKVNPMICAKLQEAGVKTIGLSGCDGPMIQAKLLDEEKLGLVGKAIHVDPALLQQVTAIGLTPVISPLVAGENGARLNMNADTAAAHYAESLGAEEVMFVTNVPGILQNGEVLPFVTEADIQKMIADGTVYGGMIPKVQAALQVLEGTSVQKVTIIDGESNQAGSGGTTIVKTMEGEKDEHAPLSYL
- a CDS encoding acetylornithine transaminase, whose protein sequence is MSTHLFPTYKRWDLTFESANGDTITTPDGREFIDLMSGIGTVNMGHNHPEIVGAVEKQLHRGWHGSNFFQYDQQEQVAAQLADMTGLHRVFFANSGTEANEAAIKLARKATGREEIVSFTQSFHGRTYGSMAATGQAKIHEGYAPLPDGFTYAPYNDTEQAEKYITSDTAAVIVETIQGEGGVVPGTQAFLEKVDTLAKANGALLIIDEVQTGMGRTGEQFSYQKFGLDPDIVTVAKGLGNGFPVAAMMGKEALQSYFGPGSHGTTLGGNPLAMAAVHATLNVLNTPGLLSGVEAKSKHALQHLREQCEASEMVTEVRGAGLMIGIACGQPVAPILTKLQEKGVVALPAGEKVIRLLPPLTISEERLAQGLDTVMGAIKETAKTKA
- the argC gene encoding N-acetyl-gamma-glutamyl-phosphate reductase: MKVAIVGATGYGGIELIRLLRQHRHVTEVSVFSSTQAEAPLTSTYPHLQDVYKGILQPLDTKRLANEYDVVFLSAPPGVAASLAGDLLEGTAAIVDLSGDFRIKEASVYEAWYGREAADATIARQAVYGLSEWNGEKIGKAQIVANPGCYPTAILLGLAPAVKNNGIDMKSVIIDAKTGTTGAGKNPSPMTHFSEMNESMKIYKVNEHKHTPEIEQQLFEWNEEADTVTFTPHLVPMSRGIMATMYATCPSDLSAQEWIDAYKAAYEGHPFVRVREDGFPATKEVYGSNYCDIFLDYDSRTNRLTIVSVIDNLVKGAAGQAIQNANLMNGFEATAGLELFPIYP
- a CDS encoding PrpF domain-containing protein, giving the protein MVQYAIPCSVYRGGTSRGLFFHEKDLPVNQQEKHRVFLEAIDAYNPSQIDGMGSGTSHTSKVVVIAPSYQEGADVDYTFYQIGIGQEIVDDKGTCGNLMAAVGAFAINEQLVDSSGNEGVTVRAFNTNIAKMISIQMPVENGAAKVQGTYQMPGTVRTGAKYSVHILAPGGGKTGATLPLGRVCKENGRDYSFVDLVNPFVHLEASAFHLDGTESNDEISGNGDLLAALETVRTEAAVASGMEETVEHARKAPAVPKVTLVAPPQSYVSASGVTINEKEIDITAKMISVGKVHRTFAGSGLYNLAASTLLSGTIPNRLANAKQSGVVRIGHPDGIAEVMVTLSDEGDDIASVGLDRTARLIMKGEVYVRA